A single Lolium perenne isolate Kyuss_39 chromosome 6, Kyuss_2.0, whole genome shotgun sequence DNA region contains:
- the LOC127305309 gene encoding serine/threonine-protein phosphatase PP1 produces the protein MEKGMDPVLLDSIIGRLLEVKTLKPGKNAQLSESEIKQLCAASKEIFLSQPNLLELEAPIKICGDVHGQYSDLLRLFEYGGYPPQSNYLFLGDYVDRGKQSLETICLLLAYKVKYPENFFLLRGNHECASVNRIYGFYDECKRRFSVKLWKTFTDCFNCLPVSALIDEKILCMHGGLSPELNKLDQILNLNRPTDVPDTGLLCDLLWSDPSNEAQGWAMNDRGVSYTFGPDKVTEFLEKHDLDLICRAHQVVEDGYEFFADRQLVTIFSAPNYCGEFDNAGAMMSVDETLMCSFQILKPARKMLVGSTNTKSGFKSLRGW, from the exons ATGGAGAAGGGGATGGATCCGGTGCTGCTCGACAGCATCATCGGCCGGCTGCTGGAGGTGAAGACTCTCAAGCCGGGCAAGAACGCGCAGCTGTCGGAGTCGGAGATCAAGCAGCTCTGCGCCGCCTCCAAGGAGATCTTCCTCTCGCAGCCCAACCTCCTGGAGCTCGAGGCCCCCATCAAAATCTGCG GTGATGTTCATGGTCAATATTCTGATCTCCTGAGGCTCTTTGAATATGGTGGATATCCTCCTCAGTCCAATTATCTTTTCTTGGGTGATTATGTGGACCGGGGAAAGCAAAGCCTTGAGACAATATGCCTTCTTTTGGCTTATAAGGTCAAGTACCCTGAGAACTTCTTTCTTCTAAGAGGCAACCATGAATGTGCATCAGTAAACCGCATCTATGGATTTTATGATGAGTGCAAGCGCAGATTCAGTGTAAAACTCTGGAAAACGTTTACAGACTGTTTTAACTGCTTACCAGTATCAGCATTGATAGATGAAAAGATTCTATGTATGCATGGGGGCCTTTCTCCAGAGTTGAACAAGCTGGATCAAATACTCAACCTCAATCGCCCCACAGATGTGCCTGATACTGGGTTACTTTGTGATCTTCTTTGGTCCGATCCTTCCAACGAAGCGCAAGGGTGGGCTATGAATGATCGTGGTGTTTCATATACATTTGGGCCTGATAAAGTGACTGAATTTCTTGAGAAGCATGATTTAGACCTCATATGCCGAGCGCATCAG GTTGTTGAGGATGGATATGAGTTCTTTGCTGATCGTCAGCTTGTAACAATATTCTCGGCGCCTAATTATTGTGGAGAATTTGATAATGCTGGTGCCATGATGAGTGTAGATGAGACACTGATGTGCTCCTTCCAAATACTCAAACCTGCAAGGAAAATGTTAGTTGGTTCAACTAATACCAAATCTGGCTTCAAG TCATTGaggggatggtga